The nucleotide sequence CTCTGGGCTCCCGGCTCCTCGCAGCATCGGTCGTTTCGGCTGGCAGCGACCACAACTATCTGCTACGAGGTGACTTCTTGGCACCACATTGAACTCGACTTTTGACTATCTGAACATAACTCCAGGTAGCTACCTCTTCGGTTCGACTCACAGCCGACCACAATTCTGAACGCTCGCACGGCGTCTGCAGACCCAGCGATCTTTCAAATAGTAGAAATCTGGGGGCGGTATCTCTCAGGACCTGGTTCCGGGTGCATGCGCGAAACAGGAAGTCCGCCCACTCCTCGAAGCGCACGGCCACCCCATCACCACCTCAACCACCCGCCTCCGGTCTTGCAGCGCATGCCGCGTGAGGCATGGCGGTCTGTTCGCCAGGGGCCGGTTCGACGTACTGTTGATTGCCGTCGCGTCCAGCGGAGGCTGAAGGTGAAGGGTGTAGTTCCAGTCGCCGTGGAAGCGGTGCCGGGTGATCGGCAGGGCGGCGATCTCGTCGTCGCTGACCTGGATGCCCGTGGGGTACGGATCGGTGTCGAGTTCGGCGTACCCCGTCAGGCCGGTCTTGGCAGCCGATGCTCGATCCGGTTCCCCTTCGAAGTGCCGGGAGGCAGGTGGCAGACGGTGATCGTCAGACCCGGACTCGGCTGCGAACTGGGCGAGCTCGGTCTTCCAAGTGCGGGTGCGATACCCGTTGGAGCCGCCCGCGTCGGCGGTGATCAGCAGTCAGCCGGCCGTCGGGTAGGCGGTCCGCCCGGCGCCGTTCCACCAGCGGCGGATGGATCCGATGGCGAACGCGGCGGTGTCGTGGTCGGTGCCCACGTTGACCCAGCCGGTGTTCGCGACGACGTCGTAGATGCCGTAGGGCACTGCTCTGCCCAGCTCGCGGTCAGGGAAGTCGTGGGTGTCGACCCGCACCGGCTCGCCTCTCGGCTCCCATTCACGGCCGTTGCTCTTGAAGGGTCCGACGAACACCGGCTGCACGGGCGACCGCTCTGATCCCGACGTGGCCGAGGGGCTCGGCCTCCGCCCCAATCAAGAGACGGCGCTGCCGTTCTTCGAGGTGCGGCAGAATCGCCACGAACTTGGCTGCCAACACTAACCTGCTCATGCCAGACCAACGAACCACCGCGCAGAAAGCCACGAGTTAAAGATCTGCACGCCCTAAGTGGGCGGTTCGTAAGGTGATGCCCGTTTCCGGCTGAGGTTGGGGCAAGGCCGCTGGTGGCGGTTCCGTCGGCTATTGCTTCCTGGTGAAGTTGCCGGTGTCGGCCTCGGTGAGGATCCCAAGTTTGACCAGGCGTTTCAGCTTGGCGCGGGTGCCTTCGACGTTCTTCGGCAGCAGCTCGTGGCCGAGGGCTCCGCAGA is from Streptomyces hygroscopicus and encodes:
- a CDS encoding transposase — encoded protein: MQPVFVGPFKSNGREWEPRGEPVRVDTHDFPDRELGRAVPYGIYDVVANTGWVNVGTDHDTAAFAIGSIRRWWNGAGRTAYPTAG